The Streptomyces sp. NBC_01426 genome includes a region encoding these proteins:
- a CDS encoding ATP-dependent nuclease: MGLHISRIEIRNFRNFRHLVIDDFPAHAVVVGENGVGKSNLLEAIRLVLDPSISDARRMLREEDIWEGHPAGLAGGAEVTIVVELRGFDDDADAKSILSSAAVDFDPYVARLTYRFAPRTEVATADGSRVQPTGRPLTAKDYDVVVFAGDRETNDVRAIRREVALRVLPALRDAEADLHNWRRSPMRDLLERLPLDPVNLEATASAMATAVDQLTKDDNVAKLEGHLTDRLGAMFGPRLAVQPTLGFASSKPDELIRAVRLFFDTARRRSISDTSLGSANVIYLGLLLEALSQQRDDEEFIATLVAVEEPEAHLHVTLQRHLFGYLLRSGPSLVLTTHSPHIAAVAPVRSFIVLRATENGTTGATTSALPVTSEQAADLERYLDVSRAEVLFASAVVLVEGLAELYILPALAEAAGFDLDAYGTVVASVHGTDFKPYRALLGPKGLDTPHVVITDGDAARDKRGRREAGLKRGANLHPDEARGKALRDQIARLPETGAADYQTTRDPLASELQDHGVYVGAQTLETDLCSMFGEEIIQAFKELNGNATAIDDVSRGVANELNTTIDPELRKKMLKRIGDLGKGRFAQRLAAHIAQVDLDARIRSEANITDDLVPLDEHALRRLGTASYLFLAMERISRAARGTSLLTGHTAPQANGQGSDAGQ; the protein is encoded by the coding sequence ATGGGCCTGCACATTTCGCGGATCGAGATACGCAACTTCCGCAACTTCCGGCACCTGGTCATCGACGACTTCCCCGCCCACGCCGTAGTCGTCGGCGAGAACGGCGTCGGCAAGTCGAACCTGCTGGAAGCGATCCGCCTGGTCCTCGACCCGTCCATCTCCGACGCACGGCGCATGCTGCGCGAGGAAGACATCTGGGAAGGACACCCCGCGGGCCTGGCCGGCGGAGCCGAAGTGACCATCGTGGTCGAACTCCGAGGCTTCGACGACGACGCCGACGCCAAGAGCATTCTGTCCAGCGCCGCGGTGGACTTCGACCCCTACGTAGCCCGGCTGACCTACCGCTTCGCCCCGCGGACGGAGGTGGCAACGGCCGATGGCTCCCGCGTGCAGCCGACCGGCCGGCCGCTGACCGCGAAGGACTACGACGTCGTCGTCTTCGCCGGCGACCGCGAGACCAACGACGTGCGCGCCATCCGCCGCGAAGTTGCCCTGCGCGTCCTGCCGGCCCTGCGAGACGCCGAGGCAGACCTGCACAACTGGCGCCGCAGCCCTATGAGGGACCTCCTCGAACGGCTCCCCCTTGACCCGGTCAACCTGGAAGCCACCGCCTCGGCCATGGCCACGGCAGTCGACCAGCTCACCAAGGACGACAACGTCGCCAAGCTGGAAGGACACCTGACGGACCGGCTCGGCGCGATGTTCGGGCCGCGCCTGGCGGTCCAACCCACCCTGGGGTTCGCCTCCTCCAAGCCGGACGAACTGATCCGCGCCGTACGCCTCTTCTTCGACACGGCACGCCGCAGAAGCATCTCCGACACCAGCCTGGGCAGCGCCAACGTCATCTACCTCGGCCTGCTGCTCGAAGCCCTCAGCCAGCAGCGAGACGACGAGGAATTCATCGCCACCCTCGTCGCCGTGGAGGAGCCCGAAGCCCACCTCCACGTCACCCTCCAGCGGCACCTCTTCGGGTACCTGCTGCGCAGCGGACCGTCGCTCGTCCTCACCACCCACAGTCCGCACATCGCCGCCGTCGCCCCGGTCCGCTCCTTCATCGTGCTGCGCGCAACGGAGAACGGCACTACCGGTGCCACAACGTCCGCCCTCCCCGTCACCAGCGAGCAGGCCGCGGACCTGGAGCGCTACCTCGACGTCAGCCGCGCCGAGGTCCTCTTCGCCTCCGCCGTCGTCCTGGTCGAAGGACTGGCCGAGCTGTACATCCTCCCCGCCCTGGCCGAAGCCGCCGGCTTCGACCTCGACGCCTACGGCACCGTGGTGGCCAGCGTCCACGGCACCGACTTCAAGCCCTACCGGGCACTCCTCGGCCCGAAGGGCCTCGACACCCCCCACGTGGTCATCACCGACGGAGACGCCGCCCGCGACAAGCGCGGCCGACGGGAAGCCGGCCTCAAGCGAGGCGCGAACCTCCACCCCGACGAAGCCCGCGGCAAGGCGCTCCGCGACCAGATTGCCCGCCTGCCGGAAACCGGCGCGGCCGACTACCAAACGACCCGCGATCCCCTCGCCTCAGAACTCCAGGACCACGGCGTCTACGTCGGCGCCCAGACCCTGGAGACCGACCTGTGCTCCATGTTCGGCGAGGAGATCATCCAAGCCTTCAAGGAGCTGAACGGCAACGCCACCGCGATCGACGACGTGAGCCGCGGGGTCGCCAACGAGCTGAACACGACGATCGACCCCGAGCTGCGGAAGAAGATGCTCAAGCGCATCGGCGACCTCGGCAAGGGCCGCTTCGCCCAGCGCCTCGCCGCGCACATCGCCCAGGTCGACCTGGACGCCCGGATCCGGTCCGAAGCCAACATCACGGACGACCTTGTCCCCCTGGACGAGCACGCCCTGCGCCGCCTGGGCACGGCGTCCTACCTCTTCCTGGCCATGGAACGCATCAGCCGCGCGGCCCGCGGAACCTCACTACTCACCGGCCACACGGCGCCACAGGCCAACGGGCAGGGCAGCGATGCAGGTCAGTGA
- a CDS encoding ATP-dependent helicase, protein MQVSDTLLAELDSLHPRQRTAVLHDGNVVLRAGPGSGKTRTLVARIAYVLQTQISAFRGVACITYTNAAAEEIRRRVLRSGVRAEGRITCSTVHAFCLNEILRAFAHLTGQSAPQAGQVLNKAATEALLQRCFDQAGIGEVLAQHRMPQSTRIRRALACNEDLDSFDPREVQAARLYEEQLILRGEIDFEAMVTRAVHIVREHAHVRDLLRSRFPHLVVDEYQDLGGVLHELVLALRDLAGITVFAVGDTDQSVYGFTGADAKYLTELAGRADFRDLELEVNYRSGQDIITAAEAALGLSRGRLAREGAPPGDVNLEQVEGGLADHARVTCDLVEQAQNKGISPERIAILYPARGRLLDEVRSELTRRELDFRHEGDDKLPAGSLSRFVQRCASRAVTNYQIHTASGADRADMLRRTQAPSLASLARAFTTLRTEAQLAPSPSRLFVPRALQLCLDPEELYPAEAPALAWLEQLRAGLALDEIAAGHPDQDNTSSLDRMADLCRSKDFLLQDLARGEEVIGKVLLATYHAAKGREFDTVILPGLLQGIIPRDVPSGKQWRKPTETELAEQRRTFYVALTRAESTVTMIVGPGYETRNGYWMSLGPSAFVIEMARRLFPDEQT, encoded by the coding sequence ATGCAGGTCAGTGACACCCTGCTCGCAGAGCTCGACAGTCTGCACCCCAGGCAGCGGACCGCCGTTCTCCACGACGGCAACGTCGTACTGCGGGCCGGGCCCGGAAGCGGGAAGACACGCACCCTCGTCGCCCGGATCGCCTACGTGCTCCAGACGCAGATCTCGGCCTTCCGCGGCGTGGCCTGCATCACCTACACCAACGCGGCGGCCGAGGAGATCCGCCGCCGCGTCCTGCGCAGCGGCGTGCGCGCCGAAGGGCGGATCACCTGCTCCACCGTGCACGCCTTTTGCCTGAACGAGATCCTCCGCGCCTTCGCACACCTGACCGGGCAGTCGGCACCTCAAGCAGGACAGGTCCTCAACAAGGCGGCCACCGAAGCGCTTCTGCAGCGGTGCTTCGACCAGGCCGGCATCGGCGAGGTCCTCGCCCAGCACCGCATGCCCCAGAGCACCCGGATTCGCCGGGCCCTGGCCTGCAACGAGGACCTGGACAGCTTCGACCCGCGGGAAGTCCAGGCGGCACGCCTCTACGAGGAACAGCTCATCCTCAGAGGCGAGATCGACTTCGAGGCCATGGTCACCCGGGCCGTGCACATCGTCAGGGAGCACGCACATGTCCGCGACCTCCTGCGCTCCCGCTTTCCCCACCTCGTCGTCGACGAGTACCAGGACCTCGGCGGAGTCCTCCACGAACTCGTGCTCGCGCTGCGCGACCTGGCCGGCATCACCGTCTTCGCCGTCGGGGACACCGACCAGTCTGTCTACGGATTCACCGGAGCCGACGCCAAGTACCTGACCGAGCTGGCAGGCCGAGCGGACTTCCGCGATCTCGAACTCGAGGTCAACTACCGCAGCGGCCAGGACATCATCACCGCCGCCGAAGCCGCCCTCGGCCTTTCCCGAGGCCGCCTCGCCCGCGAAGGGGCACCCCCAGGCGACGTCAACCTCGAACAGGTCGAGGGAGGGCTCGCGGACCACGCCCGAGTGACCTGCGACCTGGTCGAACAGGCGCAGAACAAGGGCATCAGCCCCGAGCGGATCGCCATCCTCTACCCCGCTCGCGGTCGCCTGCTCGACGAAGTCCGCAGCGAGCTCACCCGACGCGAGCTGGACTTCCGGCACGAAGGTGACGACAAGCTCCCCGCCGGCAGCCTTTCCCGCTTCGTCCAGCGGTGCGCCAGCCGCGCCGTCACCAACTACCAGATCCACACCGCATCCGGCGCCGATCGCGCCGACATGCTGCGCCGTACGCAGGCGCCGTCACTTGCCTCCCTGGCCCGCGCCTTCACCACGCTGCGTACCGAGGCCCAGCTCGCCCCGTCCCCCTCGCGGCTCTTCGTGCCCAGGGCTCTGCAACTGTGCCTCGACCCCGAGGAGCTCTACCCAGCCGAAGCCCCTGCCCTCGCCTGGCTGGAGCAGCTGCGCGCCGGCTTGGCTCTTGACGAGATAGCCGCGGGACACCCCGACCAGGACAACACGAGCAGCCTCGACCGCATGGCCGACCTGTGCAGGTCCAAGGACTTTCTGCTGCAGGACCTCGCGCGCGGCGAGGAAGTCATCGGGAAGGTACTGCTCGCCACCTACCACGCAGCCAAGGGCCGAGAGTTCGACACCGTGATCCTGCCGGGCCTCCTCCAGGGCATCATTCCGCGTGATGTCCCGAGCGGGAAGCAGTGGCGGAAACCCACGGAGACGGAGCTCGCGGAGCAGAGGCGCACCTTCTACGTCGCCCTCACCCGTGCCGAGTCGACCGTGACCATGATCGTCGGCCCCGGGTACGAGACCAGGAACGGATACTGGATGTCGTTGGGGCCCTCAGCCTTCGTGATCGAGATGGCGCGGCGGCTCTTCCCCGACGAACAGACCTGA
- a CDS encoding M48 family metalloprotease, giving the protein MTLGEMLQRHAGQAMVATAIISEAVMTQLRGPAAGIAVGVAAAAGGLWAVQGRARQKSAIAMGPSAQALTWQAHASRKPDPSDSDTYRHIATRMRQTTEHVRRTTAERGLKKVTLATSSETGSWADARSTGHGRRGHVWLGMRWLHPRHTNHLPAVLEHELAHLQRRDTGKRIAAESAAVAVAGLAAGLLPLPAFALTAAAAWALNTLFFWWGELACDLAAARVCGRTAVADMWREDLERDRARAVLPRIWVTVRGLRTHPPLRLRILCAEHVPLPDARGQAVHPLHTPAAS; this is encoded by the coding sequence ATGACACTGGGGGAGATGCTGCAACGCCACGCCGGGCAGGCCATGGTGGCGACGGCGATCATCAGCGAGGCCGTCATGACACAGCTGCGCGGACCGGCGGCCGGCATCGCCGTCGGCGTGGCGGCGGCGGCCGGCGGACTGTGGGCGGTGCAGGGCCGCGCCCGGCAGAAGTCGGCGATCGCCATGGGGCCGTCAGCCCAGGCGTTGACCTGGCAGGCCCACGCAAGCCGCAAGCCCGACCCGTCCGACAGCGACACGTACCGCCACATCGCCACCCGGATGCGGCAGACCACCGAGCACGTACGCCGCACCACTGCCGAGCGCGGACTGAAGAAGGTCACCCTGGCCACTTCCAGCGAGACCGGCAGCTGGGCCGACGCCCGCTCCACCGGCCACGGCCGCCGAGGCCACGTGTGGCTCGGCATGCGGTGGCTCCACCCCCGACACACCAACCACCTCCCCGCGGTCCTGGAGCACGAACTCGCCCACCTCCAGCGCCGCGACACCGGCAAGCGCATCGCCGCCGAGTCCGCCGCCGTCGCGGTGGCCGGCCTGGCCGCGGGCCTGCTGCCCCTGCCCGCCTTCGCCCTGACCGCAGCCGCCGCCTGGGCGCTGAACACCCTGTTCTTCTGGTGGGGCGAACTCGCCTGCGACCTCGCAGCCGCCCGCGTCTGCGGCCGGACCGCCGTAGCCGACATGTGGCGCGAGGACCTCGAACGTGACCGCGCCCGCGCCGTACTGCCCCGGATCTGGGTGACGGTGCGGGGCCTGCGCACGCACCCGCCACTGCGCCTGCGGATCCTGTGCGCCGAACACGTCCCGTTGCCCGACGCACGCGGGCAGGCCGTGCACCCACTGCACACGCCGGCCGCCAGTTGA